The genomic interval TGGCATAGGCCCCTGTGGGAATCCCGTACTTCTGCATCAGATCCTTGGCAAACGACTTGCTCCCTTCTATTAGGGCGGCCGCCTGTGTCGGGCCGTAGATACGCAATCCCTGACGCTGGAAGGCATCCACAATGCCGGCCAGCAAAGGATTTTCCGGACCAACAATCGTGTATTCAATCCCTTCTTCTTTGACAAAGTGGATCAGTTCCTCCACATCCGTTTCTTTATAGGGGATGTTTTCGGCCAACATCGCAGTGCCGCCGTTTCCAGGGGCGCAATACACTTTACAAACACGGGGACTTTGTTTCAGCTTCCACGCCAAGGCATGTTCACGGCCTCCTTGACCGATGACCAGAACTTTCATCCGGCTCCCTCCCTCTTCAAGCTGCTCAGTGCGATATTTTTGAATCACTTTTATTTTAATGTTTAAAATGGCGCATACCGGTAAAGACCATGGTGATGCCGTGCTTGTTGGCTTCAGCAACCGATTCTTCATCCCGGATTGAACCACCGGGCTGGATAATGGCTGTAATTCCTGCTTTGGCCGCCTCTTCTACTGTATCTTTCATGGGGAAGAAGGCATCGGAAGCCAATACGGCACCCCGGGCTTTTTCCCCAGCTTGCTCAATAGCAATACGGGCGGCACCGACACGGTTCATCTGCCCGGCACCGATGCCGATGGTTTGTCTGCCTTTGGCCAGCACGATGGCGTTTGATTTGACATGTTTGACCACTTTCCAGCCAAAAAGGAGCTGCTCCCATTCTGCTTCACTGGGCGCCCGTTCCGTGACCACGCGCATATCATCCCGGCCACTGATCTTGACATCATCCTCCTGCACCAAGAGCCCTCCCCCAACAGAGCGGTAACGGAAGGGGGGTTGTTTCGTGTTTGTCATCTCTTCCACTTTAAGCAGTCGCAAGTTTTTCTTTTGTGTCAAGATGTCCAGGGCTTGAGGGGTGAATTCCGGCGCAATGATAATCTCCAGAAAAATCTCTGCCATTTGACGGGCTGTCTGTTCATCAATCGGTCGGTTCGCCGCCACGATACCGCCGAAAATCGATACAGGATCAGCCTGATAAGCCTTTTGATAGGCACTGGTGATATCATCGCCAATGCCCACACCGCAAGGGTTGGTATGTTTCACAGCGACTACCGCCGGCTGTTCAAACTCTCTGACCAAGGCCAGCGCTGCGTCTGCATCATTAATGTTGTTGTAAGAGAGGGCTTTGCCATGCAATTGTTCAGCCTGGGCGATGCCCCCTTCATCACTCAAGGGCTGGCGGTAAAAAGCCGCTTGCTGATGGGGATTTTCACCGTAGCGCAAATCCTGCACCTTTTCAAAGGTGACCGTTAGTCTCTCCGGTGTCCGTTCGTTCACCTGCTCGGACAGGTACCCGGCAATCAAGGCATCATAAGCAGCCGTATGGCGGAACGCCTTAGCAGCCAAACGCCGGCGCGTCTCCTCCTCTATCGCTCCGCCTTCTTCCAGCTGACGGATGATTTCACCGTAATCTTCATGATCGACAACCACTGTGACATAAGCGTGATTTTTCGCTGCCGCCCGTACCATGGAGGGGCCACCGATATCAATGTTTTCGATCGCATCCTCAAACGTCACATCCGGCTTGGCAATGGTTTGGGCAAAAGGGTACAAGTTGACCACCACCAGATCGATAGGGGCAATGTCATGCTCTTCTAACTGGGCAGTATGGTGCTCATTATCCCTGACAGCCAAGAGGCCGCTGTGAATGCGCGGGTGCAAAGTTTTGACCCGGCCGTCCAAAATCTCGGGAAATCCGGTCACAGCCGAAATAGGTGTGACCTTAATGCCCGCTTCGCTTAACATGCGGGCTGTGCCCCCAGTGGAAATAATTTCTATTCCCCGGAGGGCAAGGGCCTGGGCAAAGGGTACCAACCCTGTTTTATCTGAGACACTGATCAATGCACGCTGAATGGTTGTTTCCGCCATTTCACTTTTCCTCCTTCTAGCACCACCTGTTCAGTGACACAGGCTTTGACAATCTCCGGATAAGCTTGATGTTCCACTTGCTGTATTTTGGCAGTAAGTGATTCACGTGTTTCATCAGGATCCAGAGCAACGGCTTGTTGATAAATAATCGGCCCGGTATCCATTCCTTCGTCCACATAATGAATGGTAATGCCGCTCACCCGCACACCATGGGCCAATGCCTGGCCAATGGCATCTTTCCCTGGAAAAGCCGGCAGCAAGGAAGGGTGGAGATTGACAATCCGACCTTCGTAGGGCGCCAGCAATGTGGGTCCCACAAGGCGCATATACCCAGCCAAAACGATAAAGTCAATCTCATGGGTTTCTAAGGCTTGCAAAATGGCTTGTTCATAGGCAGCTTTGCTGGAATAGTTTCGGGGCTGACAGACAAAAGTGGGCACACTCCATTGCTTGGCACGGGTCAATACGTAAGCATCAGGCTTATTGCACACCACAAGTGACACTTGACCGGCCGTAAACTGTGTCCGTTGCCAATTGTCCACAATCGCTTCAAAATTGGAGCCGTTACCTGAGGCAAAGACAGCGATCCGTTTAGCTTGCATAGCCATCACCTTCAAACCGGACCTGCTGCTGGCCGGAAACGATTGTGCCGATCACATAAGCAGTTTCCCCCATCTGCTCTAGAACCTCCAGCACCCCATCCTGTTCTTCCACCGGTACGGCAAGCACAAAACCTATCCCCATATTAAAAGTTTGAACCATATCCTCAAGCGCCACCTTGCCCGCCTCTTGCAACCAACGGAAAACCGGCAAAACAGGCCAACTGCCCCACTCAATCACCGCATCGCAGTCCTGAGGCAACATGCGGGGGATATTTTCAATCATCCCGCCCCCTGTAATATGGGCCATTCCTTTTACTGTAAACTGTTGGAGCAGGGACAAGACCGGCTTGACATAAATCCGTGTGGGGGTGAGCAAAACGTCACCCAAGGTGGATTCCCGGTCAAGGCTGTTCACCCGGTCTGAAAGCGAAACCCCCACCTCAGCGATGATTTTCCGCACCAGTGAGAATCCGTTGCTGTGCACCCCGCTGGAAGGAAGACCGATCAGGACGTCACCCGGGATGATGGATTGCCCGGTAATTAATTGCTCTTTTTCTACGATCCCCACGCTAAATCCTGCCAAATCATATTCTCCGGGAGGGTAAAAACCGGGCATTTCCGCCGTCTCCCCTCCGATCAAGGCACACCCCGCCTCTACACAGCCATCAGCAATTCCTTTAACGATGGCTTCTGCCTGAACCGGGTTCAACTGTCCGCAAGCCAGATAATCGAGGAAAAACAATGGTTCTGCTCCTTGTACGATAATATCATTGACACACATGGCCACCAGATCAATCCCAACCGTCACATGCTGATCCATCTCAAAAGCCAGCTTCAACTTGGTTCCCACTCCGTCTGTTCCAGATACAAGGACCGGTTCCTTATACCGTTCCCAGGGGAGTTGAAACAGACCGCCAAATCCTCCCAAACCGCCCAGCACGCCTGGACGTTTTGTTTTCTCCACATGGCGCTTCATCCGCCCGACCGCTTCATACCCTGCCCCAAGGTTAACCCCTGCTTCCCGGTAAGCTTTACTCATTCCCTGTCACGTCCTTTTTCACGCTTATTTCAATACCGTCTCTCGCTCTTCGGTATAGATTTCCGTTGGATACCGTCCTGTAAAACAGGCCAAACAATGGCCCCGGTTGGGCGCCGCATCGGAGCGGCCGATGGCTTCCAGCATGCCTTCGATGCTTAAGAAAGCCAAGGAATCAGCACCAATGGCTTCGCGAATCTCCTCCACCGAGTGTTTGGCCGCAATCAACTCTTCCCGGGAGGAAGTGTCAATGCCGTAATAGCAAGGATGAATCACCGGGGGAGAGCTGATGCGCACATGCACTTCCGTTGCCCCGGCTTCGCGCAGCATCTTGACGATCCGGCTGGACGTAGTCCCCCGCACAATGGAGTCATCAATCATCACCACCCGTTTGCCTTCCACAACTTTACGTACCGCACTCAGTTTCATGCGCACGCCCTGCGCCCTGAGGGCCTGGTTAGGCTGTATAAACGTCCGCCCTACATAACGGTTTTTGATCAAACCCAATTCATATGGGATGCCTGTGGCTTCTGCATAACCGATCGCAGCCGAGATGCTGGAATCGGGCACCCCAGTCACCACATCCGCTTCTACCGGGGCTTCAGCCGCCAATTTTTTACCCAGCTCTTTGCGGCTGAGATGGACATTGATGCCGCTAATGTTACTGTCCGGCCGGGCAAAATAGATATACTCAAAACTGCAAATGGTACGCTGCGTTTGATTGGTAAACCGCTCCGACCGGAGGTCATTGTGGTCAATGATGATCAACTCACCCGGTTCAACTTCCCGAATATAGTTGGCTCCAATCACATCAAAGGCACATGTTTCCGATGATAAGACGTAACTGTCACCCAGCTGGCCCAAAGACAGAGGACGCAAACCATTGGGATCCAGCGCAGCCAGCAGTTTATCCTTGGTCATGATCAACAGGGCATAAGCCCCCTTGATCATGCTTAAGGCTTCTTTGACAGCAAGCTCAATTTCGTCATACGCGGAGCGGGCAATGAGGTGTGCAATCACCTCTGTGTCGCTCGTCGTTTGGAAGATAGAGCCTTGCCGTTCCAGGTAACGTTTGATCTGTCCGGCGTTAACCAAATTGCCGTTGTGAGCCAAAGCCAACGTTCCCGCCCGGAAGTTGAAAATAAGCGGCTGAGCATTTTCAATACGGCTGTCCCCGGCTGTGGTGTAACGCACATGGCCAATCGCCCGGTTGCCTTGCAGATGGCTTAAACGGTCGTTTAAAAACACATCGGTGACCAGGCCCATTCCCTTGTGATGCAGCAGTTCACGGCCGTCCGCCACGGCAATGCCGGCACTTTCCTGTCCCCGGTGCTGCAAGGCAAAGAGACCGTAGTAAGTCAGTTCCGGTGCATGATCGTGGCCATAGATGCCAAACACACCGCATTCTTCATTCAATTTATCCAGCATCAAGTCGTCATAAGACATGGGATAGACTCCTTCCATGACTGACCTAACTCATCCAGCGAAGCTGCAATCACCTGTCCTCCGTTGATGCGTATGGACAGCTGATTACTTGCTGAGACCCGGCCGATGATTTTGGCCTTAACCCCACGGGAATCGGCCAGTTGCAACAACTGTTGCCCATAGGTTTCCGGCAGGCTGACCAATATGCGGGACTGGGACTCGGCAAACAGTATGGCTGTCGGGGCGAGCTGTGTCTCAATGTCCAACTCCGCACCCCGTCGGCCGCTGAGACATGATTCAGCCACAGCCACAGCCAATCCGCCTTCAGACAGATCATGGGCTGAAGCGAGCCATCCCTGGCGAATCGCTTCCAAGACCACCTGCTGCACGGCCAGTTCCTGTTCAAGATCAAGCTGTGGTGGGCGCCCGCTGATCTCTCCTTTGAGCCATTTTTGCAGCTCACTGCCACCAAACTCAGGCTTTGTTTCCCCCAAAAGGACAATCAGGTCGCCTTCCTGCTTAAATCCTTGCGCAGTAATATGGTCCACATGTTCAATTAAGCCGACCATCCCCACCATGGGCGTCGGATAAATGGCCTTGCCGCCGGATTCGTTGTACAAACTGACATTCCCAGAAACAACAGGTGTGCCCAACTTGCGGCAGGCTTCACTCATGCCTTCCACAGCCTGTTCCAACTGCCAGAAGATTTCCGGATCTTCCGGGTTGCCAAAGTTGAGACAGTCGGTTAAAGCCAACGGTTTGCCCCCCGAGCAGACAATGTTGCGGGCTGCTTCGGCCACCGCAATCGCTCCGCCTACCTTGGGGTCGAGATAAATGTAGCGGGAGTTGCAATCGGCCGTAAGAGCCAAAGCTTTTTGAGTGCCGCGAATCCGCAGGACTGCCGCATCGGACCCCGGGCCCACCACCGTGTTGGTGCGCACCATGTGATCATACTGGCTGTACACCCATTCTTTGCTGGCGATAGTGGGTGAGGCCAGCAGCTTGTGCAATGTTGCCGTATGGTCCTCTACCTCTATTTGTTCTGGCTCTAGGACCTGAAAGCGCTGGTAATATCCCGGTACTTTGGAAGGTACATGATAAACCGGGGCGTCACTGGCCAAACTGTCCACCGGCACATCCGCTTTTACTTCCCCTTGATGAAGCACCCGCAAGCGGCGGTCAGCGGTGACCCGTCCCACCACAGCAGAGTGAACCCCCCATCTGTCACAAATGGCTTTAACCTCCTGTTCACGGCCAGGCTCCACGACAATCAGCATCCGTTCCTGTGATTCAGAGAGCATCATCTCATAAGCTGTCATCCCCGGTTCGCGCTGGGGCACATGATCAAGGTACAGTTCAATGCCGGTTTCTGCTTTGGAGGCCATTTCTGCACTGGAAGAGGTCAACCCCGCCGCTCCCATATCCTGAATGCCGACGACGACACCAGAGCGGATGAGCTCCAGGCAGGCTTCCATCACCAGTTTCTCCATAAACGGATCTCCCACTTGTACGGAAGGCCGCTTCTCTTCCGACTCCTCACTCAACTCTTCGGAGGCAAAGGTGGCCCCATGAATCCCGTCCCGGCCGGTTCCTGCTCCCACGTACATGACCACATTGCCGATTCCCTGGGCGACACCCTTGTGAATGTCCTTGTGATCAATCAGCCCGACACACATGGCATTGACCAGGGGATTGCCCTCATAGCTGGGGTCAAAGTAGACATCCCCGCCCACGGTGGGGATCCCCACACAGTTCCCGTAACCGGCGATCCCGGCGACCACCTGTTCGAACAGATACTTGACCCGTGGCGAGGAGAGTTCCCCAAAACGCAAGGCATTTAACAGAGCGATGGGCCGGGCACCCATGGAAAACACATCGCGGATAATGCCCCCCACCCCTGTAGCTGCCCCTTGATACGGTTCAATAGCGGAGGGATGATTGTGCGATTCCATCTTAAACACAATGGCTTGCCCGTCACCAATATCCACGATGCCGGCGCCTTCCCCGGGCCCTTGCAGCACATGCTCCCCTGAGGTGGGAAACTTTTTCAAGACGGGTTTGGAATGTTTATAACTGCAATGTTCCGACCACATCACACTGAATAATCCCGTTTCCGTATAGTTGGGCCGCCGCTTTAAAATCGCTTTGATACGTTCATATTCCTCATCTGAGAGCCCCATGTCTCTATACAAGCGCTCCTGTTCAATTTGCTCCGGGGTTGGTTCCAGGTTGGTCACATTCAGCCCTGTGTTAGACTGTGACATGTTTCTCCCTCCAAGCCTTTAAAATGGACGTAAACAGACGCAAACCATCACTTGAGCCGAGGAGATGCTCTACGGCCCTCTCAGGATGAGGCATCATCCCCAGCACATTACCTTCTTTATTGATAATCCCGGCAATATCACCCACAGATCCGTTAGGATTCTCTTTGTAGCGGAACACGATTTGCCTGTTTTGTTCAAGTTCAGCCAGGGTGGCCGGGTCGCAATAATAATTCCCTTCCCCGTGGGCAATGGGGATGGAGATCACTTCCCCTGCTGCATAGTGCAATGTAAACGGCGTGTTGGCATTGATGACTTCCAAAGGGGTATGAAAACACCGAAATTTGAGACTGTTGTTACGCCTCATCGCCCCTGGCAAGAGCCCTGCTTCCAGTAAAATCTGAAACCCGTTGCAGACACCCAGAATAAAGATGCCCCGTTCCGCCGCTGCCTTAATAGCCTCCATCACCGGGGCAAAGCGGGCAATGGCCCCGCCCCGCAAATAATCGCCATAGGAAAAACCACCGGGCAATAAAATGGCATCGTACCCAGATAAATCTGTCTCTTGGTGCCAGACGTAATGGACTTCTTCCCCCAGACCATCCTTCACGGCATGATACATATCCACGTCACAATTGGATCCTGGAAAGACAACGACTGCAAATTTCATGGTTACCCCTCCACCGGTTCAAAATCCGCCTGTTCAATGCGGTACTCCTCAATCACCGGGTTGGCCAGCAGTTTGTCGCACATTTGCTTGACCCGCTCCCGGGCTGCCTCCGGGTTCTCTGCTTCAACTTCCAGCTCCAAATATTTGCCAATCCTGACCTCTTTCACTTCCTGATAAGACAGAGCATGCAAGGACTGCTTAACTGCTTGCCCCTGGGGATCCAAGACACCCTCTTTTAACGTCACGAAGATTTTAAATTTAAACATGTGCTTCTCCTCCAACTCTCTTTAAAATTTCCTGATAAGCCTCCTCTACACCGCCCAAGTCACGGCGAAAGCGGTCCTTATCCAACTTGTCGCGGGTGTGCCGGTCCCACAGGCGGCACGTATCCGGTGAAATCTCATCAGCCAATAACAGCTGACCGTCATCTGTCAAGCCAAACTCCAGTTTAAAATCGACCAAGATAATGTCCCGCCCAGCAAAATAGCGGCTTAACAGCTGATTCACCTTCAAGGCGACGGTTTTCATTTGTTCCACCTGTTCCGGGGAAGCCAGACCGAGCACGTCAATATGATCTTCAATAATCAACGGGTCACCCAGCTGATCATCCTTGTAATAAAATTCAAGGACAGGGCGGGGAAGTTCCCACCCTTCCTCCAGTCCCAGACGCTTGGCCATGCTGCCCGCCGCCAAATTGCGGACCACCACTTCCACAGGCACAATGCGCACTTTGCGCACCAATTGTTCATGCTCAGACAGCAGCCGCTCAAAGTGATTGGCTACACCGGCCTGGGTTAAATGAGTAAACAGTGCCGCACTGATCAGATTATTGAACCGTCCCTTGCCTTGAATGGTCCCTTTCTTTTCTCCGTTAAAGGCCGTGGCATCATCCTTATATTCCACCCACAGCAACTGCTCATCGCTTGTGGTATATATTTTCTTAGCCTTCCCCTCATACAACAGCCCTTGCTTATTAACCGTTTCCTGGCTCACGTCGTTCCGCTCCTTCCGGTTTGGTCCGTTCCCTCTGGTTTCTACTCAAGCCCGACCCGTTTAAAGATCAAGTCCACATTTTTGAGGTGATACTCCGGATTAAAAATGTCATCCAGTTCTTTTTGACTCAACGTTTCTCGTATGGTTGGCTCCTGTTCAAGCAACGCTTTAAAGGGTTGCTCGGTCTCCCAAGCCTGCATCGCCTTGGCCTGAACCAAGTCATAGGCCTCTTCCCGCTTCATCCCTTTATTGATCAAGGTGAGCAGCACGCGCTGGGAATAGATCAGCCCGAACGTTTTCTCCATATTGCGCTTCATATTGTCCGGAAAAACAGTCAGGTTTTCCACAATGCGGGCAAAGCGGTTCAGCATATAGTTCAGTAAAATAGTGACATCCGGCAGAATAATCCGCTCCACTGACGAATGGGAGATGTCCCGCTCATGCCACAGAGGAACGTTGTCATAAGCTGATTGCATGTAGCCGCGGATGACCCGGGCCAGACCGGTGATATTTTCCGAACCGACTGGATTGCGCTTATGGGGCATGGCTGAGGAGCCTTTTTGTCCTTTGCCGAAAACTTCTTCTACTTCCCGGGTCTCCGTCTTTTGCAATCCCCGGATTTCGACCGCAAATTTCTCCAGGGAGGTGGCAATCAAGGCCAGCACACTCAGGTAGTGGGCATGGCGGTCCCGTTGCAAGGTCTGGGTGGAAATAGGGGCCGGTTTAAGACCGAGTTTGTCACATACGTACTGTTCAACAAAGGGATCGATGTTGGCAAACGTCCCCACTGCGCCAGACATCTTGCCCACGGCGACCTCTTCAACTGCCCGCTCAAAACGTGTCAGGTTACGCTTCAT from Caldalkalibacillus uzonensis carries:
- the purF gene encoding amidophosphoribosyltransferase: MSYDDLMLDKLNEECGVFGIYGHDHAPELTYYGLFALQHRGQESAGIAVADGRELLHHKGMGLVTDVFLNDRLSHLQGNRAIGHVRYTTAGDSRIENAQPLIFNFRAGTLALAHNGNLVNAGQIKRYLERQGSIFQTTSDTEVIAHLIARSAYDEIELAVKEALSMIKGAYALLIMTKDKLLAALDPNGLRPLSLGQLGDSYVLSSETCAFDVIGANYIREVEPGELIIIDHNDLRSERFTNQTQRTICSFEYIYFARPDSNISGINVHLSRKELGKKLAAEAPVEADVVTGVPDSSISAAIGYAEATGIPYELGLIKNRYVGRTFIQPNQALRAQGVRMKLSAVRKVVEGKRVVMIDDSIVRGTTSSRIVKMLREAGATEVHVRISSPPVIHPCYYGIDTSSREELIAAKHSVEEIREAIGADSLAFLSIEGMLEAIGRSDAAPNRGHCLACFTGRYPTEIYTEERETVLK
- the purC gene encoding phosphoribosylaminoimidazolesuccinocarboxamide synthase, encoding MSQETVNKQGLLYEGKAKKIYTTSDEQLLWVEYKDDATAFNGEKKGTIQGKGRFNNLISAALFTHLTQAGVANHFERLLSEHEQLVRKVRIVPVEVVVRNLAAGSMAKRLGLEEGWELPRPVLEFYYKDDQLGDPLIIEDHIDVLGLASPEQVEQMKTVALKVNQLLSRYFAGRDIILVDFKLEFGLTDDGQLLLADEISPDTCRLWDRHTRDKLDKDRFRRDLGGVEEAYQEILKRVGGEAHV
- the purM gene encoding phosphoribosylformylglycinamidine cyclo-ligase, whose translation is MSKAYREAGVNLGAGYEAVGRMKRHVEKTKRPGVLGGLGGFGGLFQLPWERYKEPVLVSGTDGVGTKLKLAFEMDQHVTVGIDLVAMCVNDIIVQGAEPLFFLDYLACGQLNPVQAEAIVKGIADGCVEAGCALIGGETAEMPGFYPPGEYDLAGFSVGIVEKEQLITGQSIIPGDVLIGLPSSGVHSNGFSLVRKIIAEVGVSLSDRVNSLDRESTLGDVLLTPTRIYVKPVLSLLQQFTVKGMAHITGGGMIENIPRMLPQDCDAVIEWGSWPVLPVFRWLQEAGKVALEDMVQTFNMGIGFVLAVPVEEQDGVLEVLEQMGETAYVIGTIVSGQQQVRFEGDGYAS
- the purN gene encoding phosphoribosylglycinamide formyltransferase; translation: MAMQAKRIAVFASGNGSNFEAIVDNWQRTQFTAGQVSLVVCNKPDAYVLTRAKQWSVPTFVCQPRNYSSKAAYEQAILQALETHEIDFIVLAGYMRLVGPTLLAPYEGRIVNLHPSLLPAFPGKDAIGQALAHGVRVSGITIHYVDEGMDTGPIIYQQAVALDPDETRESLTAKIQQVEHQAYPEIVKACVTEQVVLEGGKVKWRKQPFSVH
- the purQ gene encoding phosphoribosylformylglycinamidine synthase subunit PurQ; the encoded protein is MKFAVVVFPGSNCDVDMYHAVKDGLGEEVHYVWHQETDLSGYDAILLPGGFSYGDYLRGGAIARFAPVMEAIKAAAERGIFILGVCNGFQILLEAGLLPGAMRRNNSLKFRCFHTPLEVINANTPFTLHYAAGEVISIPIAHGEGNYYCDPATLAELEQNRQIVFRYKENPNGSVGDIAGIINKEGNVLGMMPHPERAVEHLLGSSDGLRLFTSILKAWREKHVTV
- the purS gene encoding phosphoribosylformylglycinamidine synthase subunit PurS — protein: MFKFKIFVTLKEGVLDPQGQAVKQSLHALSYQEVKEVRIGKYLELEVEAENPEAARERVKQMCDKLLANPVIEEYRIEQADFEPVEG
- the purB gene encoding adenylosuccinate lyase, which encodes MIERYTREEMGRIWTEENKFKAWLEVEILACEAWAELGHIPKEDVHKIRSNARINVQRIKEIEEDTRHDVVAFTRAVAETLGPESKWVHYGLTSTDVVDTALSYLLKQANDILKKDLEHFINVLKEKALAHKYTVMMGRTHGVHAEPTTFGLKMALWYAEMKRNLTRFERAVEEVAVGKMSGAVGTFANIDPFVEQYVCDKLGLKPAPISTQTLQRDRHAHYLSVLALIATSLEKFAVEIRGLQKTETREVEEVFGKGQKGSSAMPHKRNPVGSENITGLARVIRGYMQSAYDNVPLWHERDISHSSVERIILPDVTILLNYMLNRFARIVENLTVFPDNMKRNMEKTFGLIYSQRVLLTLINKGMKREEAYDLVQAKAMQAWETEQPFKALLEQEPTIRETLSQKELDDIFNPEYHLKNVDLIFKRVGLE
- the purL gene encoding phosphoribosylformylglycinamidine synthase subunit PurL, producing MSQSNTGLNVTNLEPTPEQIEQERLYRDMGLSDEEYERIKAILKRRPNYTETGLFSVMWSEHCSYKHSKPVLKKFPTSGEHVLQGPGEGAGIVDIGDGQAIVFKMESHNHPSAIEPYQGAATGVGGIIRDVFSMGARPIALLNALRFGELSSPRVKYLFEQVVAGIAGYGNCVGIPTVGGDVYFDPSYEGNPLVNAMCVGLIDHKDIHKGVAQGIGNVVMYVGAGTGRDGIHGATFASEELSEESEEKRPSVQVGDPFMEKLVMEACLELIRSGVVVGIQDMGAAGLTSSSAEMASKAETGIELYLDHVPQREPGMTAYEMMLSESQERMLIVVEPGREQEVKAICDRWGVHSAVVGRVTADRRLRVLHQGEVKADVPVDSLASDAPVYHVPSKVPGYYQRFQVLEPEQIEVEDHTATLHKLLASPTIASKEWVYSQYDHMVRTNTVVGPGSDAAVLRIRGTQKALALTADCNSRYIYLDPKVGGAIAVAEAARNIVCSGGKPLALTDCLNFGNPEDPEIFWQLEQAVEGMSEACRKLGTPVVSGNVSLYNESGGKAIYPTPMVGMVGLIEHVDHITAQGFKQEGDLIVLLGETKPEFGGSELQKWLKGEISGRPPQLDLEQELAVQQVVLEAIRQGWLASAHDLSEGGLAVAVAESCLSGRRGAELDIETQLAPTAILFAESQSRILVSLPETYGQQLLQLADSRGVKAKIIGRVSASNQLSIRINGGQVIAASLDELGQSWKESIPCLMTT
- the purH gene encoding bifunctional phosphoribosylaminoimidazolecarboxamide formyltransferase/IMP cyclohydrolase, with protein sequence MAETTIQRALISVSDKTGLVPFAQALALRGIEIISTGGTARMLSEAGIKVTPISAVTGFPEILDGRVKTLHPRIHSGLLAVRDNEHHTAQLEEHDIAPIDLVVVNLYPFAQTIAKPDVTFEDAIENIDIGGPSMVRAAAKNHAYVTVVVDHEDYGEIIRQLEEGGAIEEETRRRLAAKAFRHTAAYDALIAGYLSEQVNERTPERLTVTFEKVQDLRYGENPHQQAAFYRQPLSDEGGIAQAEQLHGKALSYNNINDADAALALVREFEQPAVVAVKHTNPCGVGIGDDITSAYQKAYQADPVSIFGGIVAANRPIDEQTARQMAEIFLEIIIAPEFTPQALDILTQKKNLRLLKVEEMTNTKQPPFRYRSVGGGLLVQEDDVKISGRDDMRVVTERAPSEAEWEQLLFGWKVVKHVKSNAIVLAKGRQTIGIGAGQMNRVGAARIAIEQAGEKARGAVLASDAFFPMKDTVEEAAKAGITAIIQPGGSIRDEESVAEANKHGITMVFTGMRHFKH